A stretch of the Lolium perenne isolate Kyuss_39 chromosome 3, Kyuss_2.0, whole genome shotgun sequence genome encodes the following:
- the LOC127343096 gene encoding protein MIZU-KUSSEI 1-like, giving the protein MRNIMERSPHESSFSFSRRHFKWPVLGKSSSHGATSTAVAEDGFVKIRSGKQAENEEEASIAFSSTCPSFHSEDFASPLPKPPKQQHRKNNSKPGRTAVSRLRTALAAAISGRHRQVGLGARLTGTLYGHRRGHVHLAFQVDPRACPALLLELTAPTASLVREMASGLVRIALECERSKCASAFPAGAGAGAAGRKLLEETVWRAYCNGKGCGYAVRRECGAADWRVLRALEPVSMGAGVIPASCGGGEGDVMYMRARFERVVGSRDSEAFYMMNPDSSSKANSVGPELSVYLLRV; this is encoded by the coding sequence ATGAGAAACATCATGGAGAGAAGCCCCCACGAGTCCTCCTTCTCGTTCTCCCGTAGGCACTTCAAGTGGCCGGTTCTCGGCAAGAGCAGCAGCCATGGCGCCACTAGTACCGCTGTCGCCGAGGACGGATTCGTCAAGATCAGGTCCGGTAAGCAGGCTGAGAACGAGGAGGAGGCCTCCATTGCTTTCTCCTCCACCTGCCCGTCGTTCCACTCGGAGGACTTCGCGTCTCCCCTGCCCAAGCCGCCCAAGCAGCAGCACCGCAAGAACAACAGCAAGCCGGGCCGCACGGCCGTGTCGCGCCTGCGCACGGCGCTGGCCGCGGCGATCTCCGGCCGGCACCGGCAGGTCGGCCTCGGCGCGCGTCTCACCGGCACGCTGTACGGCCACCGCCGCGGCCACGTCCACCTCGCGTTCCAGGTCGACCCGCGCGCGTGCCCGGCCCTGCTGCTGGAGCTCACCGCGCCCACGGCGTCGCTGGTGCGCGAGATGGCCTCGGGCCTCGTGCGCATCGCGCTCGAGTGCGAGCGCTCCAAGTGCGCCTCCGCGTTCCCCgctggcgccggcgccggcgcggcgGGGAGGAAGCTGCTGGAGGAGACGGTGTGGCGCGCGTACTGCAACGGCAAGGGCTGCGGGTACGCGGTGCGGCGCGAGTGCGGCGCCGCCGACTGGCGCGTGCTGCGCGCGCTGGAGCCCGTGTCCATGGGGGCCGGGGTCATACCGGCGTcctgcggcggcggcgagggcgacGTCATGTACATGCGCGCGCGGTTCGAGCGCGTAGTGGGATCCCGCGACTCGGAGGCGTTCTACATGATGAACCCGGACAGCAGCAGCAAAGCCAACAGCGTCGGCCCAGAGCTTAGCGTGTACCTCCTTCGAGTTTGA